One part of the Brevundimonas subvibrioides ATCC 15264 genome encodes these proteins:
- the bioB gene encoding biotin synthase BioB, whose translation MADDASPLRPALADLSVPRHDWTLSEVEALFARPFMELVFAAATVHRRWFDPSEVQKSQLLSIKTGGCAENCGYCSQSASFDTGLKAEKLMDTTAVLAEAMAAKAGGASRFCMGAAWRELKDRDTPKLAAMISGVKALGLETCATLGMLTADQARQLKAAGLDYYNHNLDTGPDYYAEVVTTRTYQDRLDTLEHVRDAGMSTCCGGIVGMGERRRDRAGLLHALATLPVHPDSLPVNALVPVTGTPLGERVLQSGEIDPIEFVRTVAVARLVCPKAMVRLSAGRETMSPEMQALCFLAGANSIFVGGKLLTTPNPEQDEDARLFSLLDLRPMAPTAAVQTA comes from the coding sequence ATGGCTGACGACGCATCCCCCCTTCGCCCCGCCCTCGCCGACCTGTCGGTTCCCCGTCACGACTGGACCCTGTCCGAGGTCGAGGCCCTGTTCGCACGGCCGTTCATGGAACTGGTGTTCGCGGCCGCCACGGTCCACCGCCGCTGGTTCGACCCCTCCGAGGTCCAGAAGTCGCAGCTGCTGTCGATCAAGACCGGCGGCTGTGCCGAGAACTGCGGCTATTGCTCGCAGTCCGCGTCCTTCGACACCGGGCTGAAGGCCGAAAAGCTGATGGACACCACCGCCGTGCTGGCCGAGGCCATGGCGGCGAAGGCCGGCGGGGCGTCGCGCTTCTGCATGGGAGCGGCCTGGCGGGAGCTCAAGGACCGCGATACGCCCAAGCTGGCGGCGATGATCTCGGGCGTGAAGGCCCTGGGTCTGGAAACCTGCGCCACCCTGGGCATGCTGACGGCCGACCAGGCGCGCCAGCTGAAGGCGGCGGGCCTCGACTACTACAACCACAACCTGGACACCGGGCCCGACTACTATGCCGAGGTCGTCACGACCCGGACCTACCAGGACCGGCTCGACACGCTGGAGCACGTCCGCGACGCCGGGATGTCGACCTGCTGCGGCGGCATCGTCGGCATGGGCGAGCGCCGTCGCGATCGCGCGGGCCTGCTGCATGCGCTGGCGACCCTGCCGGTCCATCCCGACAGCCTGCCGGTCAATGCGCTGGTGCCCGTGACGGGCACGCCGCTGGGCGAACGCGTGCTGCAGTCCGGCGAGATCGATCCGATCGAGTTCGTGCGGACCGTCGCCGTCGCGCGTCTGGTCTGTCCGAAGGCCATGGTGCGGCTGTCGGCCGGTCGCGAGACCATGAGCCCGGAGATGCAGGCCCTGTGCTTCCTGGCGGGGGCCAACTCGATCTTCGTGGGGGGCAAGCTGCTGACGACGCCCAACCCGGAACAGGACGAGGATGCGCGGCTGTTCTCGCTGCTGGACCTGCGGCCGATGGCACCGACGGCGGCCGTTCAGACCGCCTGA
- a CDS encoding M23 family metallopeptidase yields the protein MAQFDPRRQPMRFAPHLLTAVAAVSVAMLAGRVYQPAQAEVVPELTPQQMASLEARAFESAGTPAGLTAPEAIPVQIRRGETFEQAVRRTGIGAAEASAVAATLSNAFDLSQMRAGLRFETAISHPRGGRGDARLIGLTMRTGPASQLTVSRSFDGALRLRALEERVNHETMVVSANVEGSLTATAQRMGADAAIRRKANQLFGHRFDLDRDIRAADEFTLVFDRSVTENGRTIDTGDLLYAELKGAVFYRFQRPGAREAEYFDATGKSMRSSMMRTPLDRATRISSSFGFRVHPISGYRKMHQGIDFAAGTGTPVVAPADGVVVEARRWGGYGNWLRVRHANGLESGYGHLSRYGSGIRAGQRVSQGQVIAYVGSTGASTGPHLHYELWRNGQRINPGSIRVEDNVQLAGSDLAAFRAEKSRIDRIIASGGERRPAVMRASVEGLRPATATTTRS from the coding sequence ATGGCCCAGTTCGATCCGCGCCGCCAGCCGATGCGTTTTGCACCGCACCTGCTCACAGCCGTGGCAGCCGTGTCGGTGGCGATGCTCGCGGGTCGGGTGTACCAACCCGCCCAGGCTGAGGTGGTTCCCGAACTGACCCCCCAACAGATGGCTTCGCTGGAAGCCCGGGCCTTTGAATCCGCCGGGACGCCCGCCGGACTGACCGCACCCGAAGCCATTCCCGTCCAGATTCGCCGGGGCGAGACCTTCGAACAGGCCGTGCGTCGCACCGGGATCGGTGCCGCAGAGGCTTCGGCCGTCGCCGCCACCCTGTCCAATGCCTTTGACCTCAGCCAGATGCGCGCCGGCCTGCGCTTTGAAACCGCGATCTCGCATCCGCGCGGCGGCCGCGGCGACGCCCGCCTGATCGGCCTGACGATGCGCACGGGTCCGGCCAGCCAGCTGACCGTGTCGCGCAGCTTCGACGGCGCGCTTCGCCTGCGGGCGCTCGAGGAACGCGTCAATCACGAGACGATGGTGGTCAGCGCCAATGTCGAGGGCTCGCTGACGGCGACGGCCCAGCGCATGGGGGCCGATGCCGCCATCCGCCGCAAGGCCAACCAGCTGTTCGGCCATCGCTTCGACCTTGATCGCGATATCCGTGCCGCCGACGAGTTCACCCTGGTCTTCGATCGCTCGGTGACCGAGAACGGCCGCACAATCGACACCGGCGACCTGCTGTACGCAGAGCTGAAGGGTGCCGTCTTCTATCGCTTCCAGCGCCCCGGCGCGCGCGAGGCGGAATATTTCGACGCCACCGGCAAGAGCATGCGTTCGTCGATGATGCGGACGCCGCTGGACCGGGCGACCCGGATCAGCTCCAGCTTCGGTTTCCGCGTGCATCCGATCTCGGGCTACCGCAAGATGCACCAGGGCATCGACTTCGCCGCCGGAACCGGGACGCCCGTCGTCGCTCCCGCCGACGGCGTGGTGGTCGAGGCCCGTCGCTGGGGCGGCTACGGCAACTGGCTGCGCGTGCGTCATGCCAACGGCCTGGAAAGCGGCTACGGCCACCTGTCCCGCTATGGCTCGGGCATCCGGGCCGGCCAGCGCGTCAGCCAGGGCCAGGTGATCGCCTACGTCGGCTCGACCGGTGCCTCGACCGGCCCTCACCTGCACTACGAACTCTGGCGCAATGGCCAGCGGATCAATCCCGGCAGCATTCGCGTCGAGGACAATGTCCAGTTGGCGGGTTCCGATCTGGCGGCCTTCCGCGCCGAGAAGTCGCGGATCGACCGGATCATCGCCTCGGGCGGCGAGCGCCGTCCGGCCGTGATGCGCGCCAGCGTCGAGGGGCTCCGCCCCGCGACCGCGACGACGACCCGTTCCTGA
- a CDS encoding cob(I)yrinic acid a,c-diamide adenosyltransferase, translating into MVVLNKIYTRTGDGGDTGLASGERVSKSDPRVEAYGTVDELNAVIGVARLHSGQNDRIDAMLGRIQNELFDLGADLATPLDPAPKWEALRMVASQVERLEAEIDWMNESLKALDSFILPGGSPLSAHLHLARTVARRAERDTIRLVEAGAAVTPEALRYLNRLSDHLFVAARRANANGAGDVKWVPGSTR; encoded by the coding sequence TTGGTCGTCCTGAACAAGATCTATACCCGCACGGGGGACGGTGGAGACACCGGCCTGGCCTCGGGCGAACGCGTGTCCAAGAGCGATCCCCGCGTGGAAGCCTACGGCACGGTCGATGAGCTGAACGCCGTGATCGGCGTGGCGCGCCTGCATTCGGGCCAGAACGACCGCATCGACGCCATGCTGGGGCGCATCCAGAACGAGCTGTTCGATCTGGGCGCCGATCTGGCCACCCCGCTCGATCCCGCCCCGAAATGGGAGGCCCTGCGCATGGTGGCGTCTCAGGTCGAACGGCTGGAGGCCGAGATCGACTGGATGAACGAGAGCCTGAAAGCGCTGGACAGTTTCATCCTGCCGGGCGGTTCGCCCCTGTCGGCGCATCTGCACCTGGCCAGAACGGTCGCCCGGCGCGCCGAGCGCGACACCATCCGCCTCGTGGAGGCGGGCGCGGCCGTCACGCCGGAGGCGCTGCGCTATCTGAACCGGCTGTCCGACCACCTGTTCGTGGCGGCCCGGCGCGCCAATGCGAACGGCGCGGGCGACGTGAAATGGGTTCCCGGTTCGACGCGGTGA
- a CDS encoding CoA-acylating methylmalonate-semialdehyde dehydrogenase has protein sequence MRDIHHFIDGASFTGSSGRFADVFNPNTGEVQARVQLASVAEMDRAVQAAQNAFEGWSSTNPQRRARVMFEFKRLVEANMTELAELLSSEHGKVVADSKGDIQRGLEVIEFACGIPHALKGEYTWGAGPGIDVYSMRQPLGVVSGITPFNFPAMIPMWMFGVAIAVGNTFILKPSERDPSVPVRLAELMMEAGAPAGVLNVVHGDKAAVDAILEHPLVHAISFVGSSDIAHYVYQTGAANHKRVQAMGGAKNHGIVLPDADMDQVIKDLSGAAYGSAGERCMALPVVVPVGKKTADELRERMVAEIPTMRVGVSTDAGAHYGPVVTAQHKARVEGWIDQGVKDGAELVVDGRGFSLQGHERGYFIGPSLFDHVTPEMESYKEEIFGPVLQIVRAASFEEALSLPSKHQYGNGVAIFTQNGRAARDFAARVNVGMVGINVPIPVPVAYHTFGGWKRSAFGDTNQHGMEGVKFWTKVKTVTARWPDSDLEHADSSFVIPTMA, from the coding sequence ATGCGCGACATCCACCATTTCATCGACGGCGCGTCCTTCACCGGGTCGTCCGGCCGGTTCGCCGACGTGTTCAACCCCAACACGGGCGAGGTCCAGGCGCGGGTCCAGCTGGCCTCGGTTGCCGAGATGGATCGCGCGGTGCAGGCGGCGCAGAACGCCTTCGAAGGCTGGTCCTCGACCAACCCCCAGCGCCGCGCGCGGGTGATGTTCGAGTTCAAGCGGCTGGTCGAGGCCAACATGACCGAGCTGGCCGAACTGCTGTCGTCGGAGCACGGCAAGGTGGTCGCGGACTCGAAGGGCGACATCCAGCGGGGCCTGGAGGTGATCGAGTTCGCCTGCGGCATCCCGCATGCGCTGAAGGGCGAATACACCTGGGGCGCGGGCCCCGGCATCGACGTCTATTCGATGCGCCAGCCGCTGGGCGTGGTGTCGGGCATCACCCCGTTCAACTTCCCGGCCATGATCCCGATGTGGATGTTCGGCGTGGCCATCGCGGTCGGCAACACCTTCATCCTGAAGCCGTCGGAGCGCGATCCGTCGGTGCCCGTGCGTCTGGCCGAGCTGATGATGGAGGCGGGGGCCCCCGCCGGGGTGCTGAACGTCGTCCACGGCGACAAGGCGGCGGTCGACGCCATCCTGGAGCATCCGCTGGTCCATGCGATCAGCTTCGTCGGCTCGTCGGACATCGCCCACTATGTCTACCAGACCGGCGCGGCCAACCATAAGCGGGTCCAGGCCATGGGCGGGGCCAAGAACCACGGCATCGTCCTGCCCGACGCGGACATGGACCAGGTGATCAAGGACCTGTCGGGGGCCGCCTATGGCAGCGCCGGCGAGCGCTGCATGGCCCTGCCGGTCGTCGTTCCCGTGGGCAAGAAGACCGCCGACGAACTGCGCGAGCGGATGGTGGCCGAGATCCCGACCATGCGGGTCGGCGTCTCCACCGACGCCGGCGCCCACTACGGCCCCGTCGTCACGGCCCAGCACAAGGCCCGCGTCGAGGGCTGGATCGACCAGGGCGTCAAGGACGGTGCCGAACTGGTCGTCGACGGCCGCGGCTTCAGCCTTCAGGGCCACGAGCGCGGCTATTTCATCGGCCCGTCGCTGTTCGACCACGTCACGCCCGAGATGGAGTCCTACAAGGAGGAGATCTTCGGCCCCGTGCTGCAGATCGTCCGCGCCGCCAGCTTCGAGGAGGCGCTGAGCCTGCCGTCGAAGCACCAGTACGGCAACGGCGTCGCCATCTTCACCCAGAATGGCCGCGCGGCGCGCGACTTCGCTGCCCGGGTCAACGTCGGCATGGTCGGCATCAATGTGCCCATCCCGGTGCCGGTCGCCTATCACACCTTCGGCGGCTGGAAGCGCTCGGCCTTCGGCGATACCAACCAGCACGGCATGGAGGGCGTGAAGTTCTGGACGAAGGTCAAGACCGTCACCGCCCGCTGGCCCGACTCGGACTTGGAGCACGCCGACAGTTCCTTCGTGATCCCGACGATGGCGTAA
- the ahcY gene encoding adenosylhomocysteinase, which produces MPDYIVRDISLAEFGNKEIAIAETEMPGLMALRDEFGHDKPLKGARIAGSLHMTIQTAVLIQTLEALGADVRWASCNIFSTQDHAAAAIAAAGTPVFATKGETLEEYWDYAHKIFEWADGGYPNLILDDGGDATLLCVLGPKAEKDISVLSDPQNEEEEALYKVMKRYIAEKPGFYSAIRDAIGGVSEETTTGVHRLYQMAEKGELPFPAINVNDSVTKSKFDNLYGCRESLVDAIRRGTDVMLSGKVAVVCGYGDVGKGSAASLRQGGARVIVTEIDPICALQAAMEGYEVQTLDDSVGRADIFVTATGNKDVITVDHMRAMKNNAIVCNIGHFDSEIQVAGLKNFKWDEIKPQVHHVEFPNGNKIILLSEGRLVNLGNATGHPSFVMSASFTNQTLAQIELWTNKSKYKNQVYVLPKHLDEKVATLHLGKLGAKLTVLSKEQADYISVPTAGPFKPDHYRY; this is translated from the coding sequence ATGCCCGACTATATCGTCCGCGACATCTCCCTCGCCGAGTTCGGCAACAAGGAAATCGCCATCGCCGAAACGGAAATGCCAGGCCTGATGGCGCTGCGCGACGAGTTCGGCCACGACAAGCCGCTGAAGGGCGCGCGGATCGCCGGCTCGCTGCACATGACGATCCAGACCGCCGTGCTGATCCAGACGCTGGAAGCCCTCGGCGCCGACGTCCGCTGGGCCTCGTGCAACATCTTCTCGACCCAGGACCACGCCGCGGCCGCCATCGCCGCCGCCGGCACCCCGGTGTTCGCCACCAAGGGCGAGACCCTGGAAGAGTACTGGGACTACGCCCACAAGATCTTCGAATGGGCCGACGGCGGCTACCCGAACCTGATCCTCGACGACGGCGGCGACGCCACCCTGCTGTGCGTGCTCGGACCCAAGGCCGAGAAGGACATCTCGGTCCTGTCCGACCCGCAGAACGAGGAAGAAGAAGCCCTCTACAAGGTCATGAAGCGCTACATCGCCGAGAAGCCGGGCTTCTATTCGGCGATCCGCGACGCCATCGGCGGCGTGTCGGAAGAAACCACGACCGGCGTGCACCGCCTGTACCAGATGGCGGAAAAGGGCGAGCTGCCCTTCCCCGCCATCAACGTCAACGACAGCGTCACCAAGTCCAAGTTCGACAACCTGTACGGCTGCCGTGAATCGCTGGTCGACGCGATCCGTCGCGGCACCGACGTCATGCTGTCGGGCAAGGTCGCCGTGGTCTGCGGCTACGGCGACGTGGGCAAGGGCTCGGCCGCCTCGCTGCGCCAGGGCGGCGCGCGCGTGATCGTCACCGAGATCGACCCGATCTGCGCCCTGCAGGCCGCGATGGAAGGCTATGAAGTCCAGACCCTGGACGACTCGGTCGGTCGCGCCGACATCTTCGTCACCGCCACGGGCAACAAGGACGTCATCACCGTCGACCACATGCGGGCGATGAAAAACAACGCCATCGTCTGCAACATCGGTCACTTCGACTCGGAGATTCAGGTCGCCGGCCTGAAGAACTTCAAGTGGGACGAGATCAAGCCGCAGGTCCACCACGTCGAGTTCCCGAACGGCAACAAGATCATCCTGCTGTCCGAAGGTCGCCTGGTGAATCTGGGTAATGCGACGGGTCACCCCAGCTTCGTGATGTCGGCGTCCTTCACCAACCAGACGCTGGCCCAGATCGAGCTGTGGACCAACAAGTCCAAGTACAAGAACCAGGTCTACGTCCTGCCCAAGCACCTCGACGAGAAGGTCGCCACCCTGCACCTGGGCAAGCTGGGCGCGAAGCTGACGGTCCTGTCCAAGGAACAGGCGGACTACATCTCCGTCCCGACCGCCGGACCATTCAAGCCGGACCACTACCGCTACTAG
- a CDS encoding methyl-accepting chemotaxis protein: MHDDRAGGDFAVSDDLGLKERLDFMQLDAAARGRIQAMKPMIMDAMPAALDTFYDRVRATPATRAFFSDDKHIGKAHTKQLNHWGVIADGEYDGTYAKAVNTIGEVHARIGLEPRWYIGGYAVVLEQMVGKVLDQRWPRHALAHKGATAGSTAAELSVLVKASLLDMDLAISVYLDSLEARRVAAETARQTAEAEQARMRETAEAERHKAEGEQTVVFEALASGLKRVAGGDLTVRIDVAVEPRFQSIKDDFNAAIAALGETMNSVRGSAGGVLNGSEEIASASDDLARRSEQQAASLEQTSAALEEITETVRRTADGSQKAAQAVASAREDAARSGEVVQRAIGAMGAIETSSSEISQIIGVIEEIAFQTNLLALNAGVEAARAGDAGRGFAVVASEVRALAQRSADAAKEIKGLITTSGKQVGQGVALVGETGESLTRIVEQVAVVDRLVKEISTSAQEQASSLGEVNIAVGQMDQMLQQNAAMVEQTTAASHSLKGEAGRMNALVQRFTLGAASRETGGRAVAAPPPSRSLSVVGNAALKADEWEAF; the protein is encoded by the coding sequence ATGCACGACGACCGTGCCGGGGGAGATTTCGCGGTGTCTGACGACCTGGGCCTGAAAGAACGGCTGGACTTCATGCAGCTGGATGCGGCCGCCCGCGGGCGCATCCAGGCGATGAAGCCCATGATCATGGACGCCATGCCGGCGGCCCTCGATACCTTCTACGACCGTGTCCGGGCCACGCCGGCGACGCGGGCCTTCTTCTCCGACGACAAGCATATCGGCAAGGCCCACACCAAGCAGCTGAACCACTGGGGGGTGATCGCCGACGGCGAATACGACGGCACCTATGCCAAGGCCGTGAACACCATCGGCGAAGTTCACGCCCGCATCGGGCTGGAGCCGCGCTGGTACATCGGCGGCTACGCCGTGGTGCTGGAGCAGATGGTCGGCAAGGTTCTGGACCAGCGCTGGCCCCGCCACGCGCTCGCGCACAAGGGGGCCACCGCGGGCTCGACCGCCGCCGAGCTCAGCGTGCTGGTGAAGGCCAGCCTGCTCGACATGGACCTGGCCATCTCGGTCTATCTGGACTCGCTGGAGGCCCGTCGGGTGGCGGCCGAGACCGCCCGCCAGACGGCCGAGGCCGAGCAGGCCCGGATGCGCGAGACGGCCGAGGCCGAACGCCACAAGGCCGAAGGCGAACAGACGGTGGTGTTCGAGGCTCTGGCCTCCGGTCTGAAGCGCGTCGCCGGCGGCGACCTGACGGTGCGCATCGACGTCGCGGTCGAGCCGCGCTTCCAGTCGATCAAGGATGATTTCAACGCGGCCATCGCCGCCCTCGGCGAGACCATGAACTCGGTGCGGGGATCCGCCGGCGGCGTGCTCAACGGGTCCGAGGAGATCGCCTCGGCGTCAGACGATCTGGCGCGGCGCTCCGAACAGCAGGCGGCCTCGCTGGAACAGACTTCGGCGGCTCTGGAGGAGATCACCGAGACCGTGCGGCGCACGGCGGACGGATCCCAGAAGGCGGCCCAGGCGGTCGCCTCGGCCCGCGAGGACGCGGCGCGTTCGGGCGAGGTGGTCCAGCGCGCCATCGGCGCCATGGGGGCCATCGAGACCTCGTCCAGCGAGATCAGCCAGATCATCGGCGTGATCGAGGAGATCGCCTTCCAGACCAATCTTCTGGCCCTGAACGCCGGGGTCGAGGCTGCGCGGGCGGGGGATGCCGGTCGCGGGTTCGCCGTCGTGGCCTCCGAGGTGCGGGCCCTGGCCCAGCGCTCGGCCGACGCCGCCAAGGAGATCAAAGGTCTGATCACCACCTCCGGCAAACAAGTCGGCCAAGGGGTGGCCCTGGTCGGCGAGACCGGCGAGAGCCTGACCCGGATCGTTGAACAGGTCGCGGTCGTGGACCGTCTGGTGAAGGAGATCAGCACCTCCGCCCAGGAACAGGCCAGCAGTCTGGGCGAGGTCAACATCGCCGTGGGGCAGATGGACCAGATGCTGCAACAGAACGCGGCCATGGTGGAACAGACCACCGCGGCCTCCCACTCCCTGAAGGGCGAGGCGGGCCGGATGAACGCCCTGGTCCAGCGCTTCACCCTCGGCGCCGCCTCGCGCGAAACGGGCGGCCGCGCGGTCGCCGCCCCCCCGCCGAGCCGGTCCCTTTCGGTCGTCGGCAATGCGGCGCTGAAGGCCGACGAATGGGAGGCGTTCTGA
- a CDS encoding twin transmembrane helix small protein, whose amino-acid sequence MSIVFNILILLAILAVAVVLGFGIYSLFRGGDYARSNSNRLMRLRVVLQATAVVLLMAGLWWKTSHGG is encoded by the coding sequence ATGAGCATCGTCTTCAACATCCTGATCCTGCTGGCCATCCTCGCCGTCGCGGTGGTGCTGGGCTTCGGCATCTATTCGCTGTTCCGCGGCGGGGACTATGCGCGCTCCAACTCCAACCGGCTGATGCGCCTGCGCGTCGTCCTGCAGGCCACGGCGGTCGTATTGCTGATGGCCGGGCTGTGGTGGAAGACCAGCCACGGCGGCTGA